Proteins found in one Physeter macrocephalus isolate SW-GA chromosome 17, ASM283717v5, whole genome shotgun sequence genomic segment:
- the NDRG4 gene encoding protein NDRG4 isoform X4, which produces MPECWDGEHDIETPYGLLHVVIRGSPKGNRPAILTYHDVGLNHKLCFNTFFNFEDMQEITKHFVVCHVDAPGQQVGASQFPQGYQFPSMEQLAAMLPSVVQHFGFKYVIGIGVGAGAYVLAKFALIFPDLVEGLVLINIDPNGKGWIDWAATKLSSLTSTLPDTVLSHLFRQEELVSNTELVQSYRQQIANVVNQANLQLFWNMYNSRRDLDINRPGTVPNAKTLRCPVMLVVGDNAPAEEGVVECNSKLDPTTTTFLKMADSGGLPQVTQPGKLTEAFKYFLQGMGYIAYLKDRRLSGGAVPSASMTRLARSRTSSLTSASSVDGSRPQACTHSESSEGLGQVNHTMEVSC; this is translated from the exons GAGCACGACATTGAGACGCCTTACGGCCTTCTGCACGTGGTGATCCGGGGCTCCCCCAAGGGGAACCGCCCGGCCATCCTCACCTACCATGACGTGGGTCTCAACC ACAAGCTGTGCTTCAATACCTTCTTCAACTTTGAGGACATGCAGGAGATCACCAAGCACTTCGTGGTGTGTCACGTGGATGCCCCCGGTCAGCAGGTGGGGGCGTCGCAGTTTCCTCAGGG GTACCAGTTCCCCTCCATGGAGCAGCTAGCCGCCATGCTCCCCAGTGTGGTGCAGCACTTTGG GTTCAAGTACGTGATTGGCATTGGAGTGGGAGCCGGAGCCTACGTGCTGGCCAAGTTTGCA CTCATCTTCCCCGACCTGGTGGAGGGGCTGGTGCTGATCAACATCGACCCCAACGGCAAAGGCTGGATCGACTGGGCGGCCACCAAG CTCTCCAGCCTGACCAGCACTTTACCCGACACGGTGCTCTCCCACCTCTTCAGGCAG GAGGAGCTGGTGAGCAACACAGAATTGGTGCAGAGCTACCGGCAGCAGATCGCGAATGTGGTGAACCAGGCCAACCTGCAGCTCTTCTGGAACATGTACAACAG CCGCAGAGACCTGGACATTAACCGGCCTGGAACAGTGCCCAACGCCAAGACGCTCCG CTGCCCTGTGATGCTGGTGGTCGGGGATAACGCACCTGCCGAGGAGGGGGTG GTCGAGTGCAACTCCAAACTGGATCCAACCACCACGACCTTCCTGAAG ATGGCAGATTCCGGGGGGCTCCCCCAGGTCACACAG CCCGGGAAGCTGACTGAAGCCTTCAAATACTTCCTGCAAGGCATGGGCTACA TTGCATACTTGAAGGACCGAAGGCTGAGTGGAGGAGCAG TGCCCTCGGCCAGCATGACCCGTCTCGCCCGCTCTCGCACCTCGTCCCTCACCAGCGCCAGCTCGGTGGACGGCAGCCGCCCGCAGGCCTGCACCCACTCAGAGAGCAGTGAGGGGCTGGGCCAGGTCAACCACACCATGGAGGTGTCCTGTTGA
- the NDRG4 gene encoding protein NDRG4 isoform X5 produces the protein MPECWDGEHDIETPYGLLHVVIRGSPKGNRPAILTYHDVGLNHKLCFNTFFNFEDMQEITKHFVVCHVDAPGQQVGASQFPQGYQFPSMEQLAAMLPSVVQHFGFKYVIGIGVGAGAYVLAKFALIFPDLVEGLVLINIDPNGKGWIDWAATKLSSLTSTLPDTVLSHLFRQEELVSNTELVQSYRQQIANVVNQANLQLFWNMYNSRRDLDINRPGTVPNAKTLRCPVMLVVGDNAPAEEGVVECNSKLDPTTTTFLKMADSGGLPQVTQPGKLTEAFKYFLQGMGYMPSASMTRLARSRTSSLTSASSVDGSRPQACTHSESSEGLGQVNHTMEVSC, from the exons GAGCACGACATTGAGACGCCTTACGGCCTTCTGCACGTGGTGATCCGGGGCTCCCCCAAGGGGAACCGCCCGGCCATCCTCACCTACCATGACGTGGGTCTCAACC ACAAGCTGTGCTTCAATACCTTCTTCAACTTTGAGGACATGCAGGAGATCACCAAGCACTTCGTGGTGTGTCACGTGGATGCCCCCGGTCAGCAGGTGGGGGCGTCGCAGTTTCCTCAGGG GTACCAGTTCCCCTCCATGGAGCAGCTAGCCGCCATGCTCCCCAGTGTGGTGCAGCACTTTGG GTTCAAGTACGTGATTGGCATTGGAGTGGGAGCCGGAGCCTACGTGCTGGCCAAGTTTGCA CTCATCTTCCCCGACCTGGTGGAGGGGCTGGTGCTGATCAACATCGACCCCAACGGCAAAGGCTGGATCGACTGGGCGGCCACCAAG CTCTCCAGCCTGACCAGCACTTTACCCGACACGGTGCTCTCCCACCTCTTCAGGCAG GAGGAGCTGGTGAGCAACACAGAATTGGTGCAGAGCTACCGGCAGCAGATCGCGAATGTGGTGAACCAGGCCAACCTGCAGCTCTTCTGGAACATGTACAACAG CCGCAGAGACCTGGACATTAACCGGCCTGGAACAGTGCCCAACGCCAAGACGCTCCG CTGCCCTGTGATGCTGGTGGTCGGGGATAACGCACCTGCCGAGGAGGGGGTG GTCGAGTGCAACTCCAAACTGGATCCAACCACCACGACCTTCCTGAAG ATGGCAGATTCCGGGGGGCTCCCCCAGGTCACACAG CCCGGGAAGCTGACTGAAGCCTTCAAATACTTCCTGCAAGGCATGGGCTACA TGCCCTCGGCCAGCATGACCCGTCTCGCCCGCTCTCGCACCTCGTCCCTCACCAGCGCCAGCTCGGTGGACGGCAGCCGCCCGCAGGCCTGCACCCACTCAGAGAGCAGTGAGGGGCTGGGCCAGGTCAACCACACCATGGAGGTGTCCTGTTGA
- the NDRG4 gene encoding protein NDRG4 isoform X3, which yields MAGLQELRFPEEKPLLRGQDAAELENSDTFLLAVDTDWKEHDIETPYGLLHVVIRGSPKGNRPAILTYHDVGLNHKLCFNTFFNFEDMQEITKHFVVCHVDAPGQQVGASQFPQGYQFPSMEQLAAMLPSVVQHFGFKYVIGIGVGAGAYVLAKFALIFPDLVEGLVLINIDPNGKGWIDWAATKLSSLTSTLPDTVLSHLFRQEELVSNTELVQSYRQQIANVVNQANLQLFWNMYNSRRDLDINRPGTVPNAKTLRCPVMLVVGDNAPAEEGVVECNSKLDPTTTTFLKMADSGGLPQVTQPGKLTEAFKYFLQGMGYIAYLKDRRLSGGAVPSASMTRLARSRTSSLTSASSVDGSRPQACTHSESSEGLGQVNHTMEVSC from the exons GAGCACGACATTGAGACGCCTTACGGCCTTCTGCACGTGGTGATCCGGGGCTCCCCCAAGGGGAACCGCCCGGCCATCCTCACCTACCATGACGTGGGTCTCAACC ACAAGCTGTGCTTCAATACCTTCTTCAACTTTGAGGACATGCAGGAGATCACCAAGCACTTCGTGGTGTGTCACGTGGATGCCCCCGGTCAGCAGGTGGGGGCGTCGCAGTTTCCTCAGGG GTACCAGTTCCCCTCCATGGAGCAGCTAGCCGCCATGCTCCCCAGTGTGGTGCAGCACTTTGG GTTCAAGTACGTGATTGGCATTGGAGTGGGAGCCGGAGCCTACGTGCTGGCCAAGTTTGCA CTCATCTTCCCCGACCTGGTGGAGGGGCTGGTGCTGATCAACATCGACCCCAACGGCAAAGGCTGGATCGACTGGGCGGCCACCAAG CTCTCCAGCCTGACCAGCACTTTACCCGACACGGTGCTCTCCCACCTCTTCAGGCAG GAGGAGCTGGTGAGCAACACAGAATTGGTGCAGAGCTACCGGCAGCAGATCGCGAATGTGGTGAACCAGGCCAACCTGCAGCTCTTCTGGAACATGTACAACAG CCGCAGAGACCTGGACATTAACCGGCCTGGAACAGTGCCCAACGCCAAGACGCTCCG CTGCCCTGTGATGCTGGTGGTCGGGGATAACGCACCTGCCGAGGAGGGGGTG GTCGAGTGCAACTCCAAACTGGATCCAACCACCACGACCTTCCTGAAG ATGGCAGATTCCGGGGGGCTCCCCCAGGTCACACAG CCCGGGAAGCTGACTGAAGCCTTCAAATACTTCCTGCAAGGCATGGGCTACA TTGCATACTTGAAGGACCGAAGGCTGAGTGGAGGAGCAG TGCCCTCGGCCAGCATGACCCGTCTCGCCCGCTCTCGCACCTCGTCCCTCACCAGCGCCAGCTCGGTGGACGGCAGCCGCCCGCAGGCCTGCACCCACTCAGAGAGCAGTGAGGGGCTGGGCCAGGTCAACCACACCATGGAGGTGTCCTGTTGA